One region of Strongyloides ratti genome assembly S_ratti_ED321, chromosome : X genomic DNA includes:
- a CDS encoding Nipped-B-like protein has product MNYGDQQRQQAGQQQPQIPQSSSHRAQIQQHNQQQQQQYGLSPMNPNPSLIHGQGIGNIQSNMNISVPNTFNRQINQQILQSHFLDPHIQQQSHGIGGTIYSGQTNSGLTSPRIQQQLTSGANQYTGNTQQDQIFNATQQNFFTHSNTTIPQQQQQRYQTIINPMLQQSNISCQQQSLQQTPQVHQINIHSQGIQQQSHQQNIQQHMQQQTYDQQQNIQRQNLQQHQNIQQSNIFQQHQHLQQPQIQHNQPIHQLQHNQQHIQQSQHHQQQLLQAHQQLQQQLQHQNQMKLQLEQQEKLRKEQEQRILLAQQQRQQEEARKKIKEQQAALKKNEEERIKKEAEERRIAEEEERKAREEEIRRKEAEELSKLEAEVEKRKEEAHADAEVIRERLESFSEPLHFAGIMPLTKIERFFPFPIDHEDFQQRPIIMDTKKMNERINRMADENTVERLSNLLNKCSKIMGKISFKETEFDENITLPNNLPPLIKQIKDSNSIAFDCPKGLSSEDLMITEYFMEENISGYNVGQMENLEQLLSSNNLPLLCDNEPSISMQKKQPSSSSLSDCPVTKKKKDEEMKVNNFQTSIDETKPSGSGQPKLLEFELRHFKIKRKKKESDSKGNTNDRPQTPPEILKQRQKDWSEWRKHQQEKVSRKVDYTHEWNNDVMAEKESFQKFCNIVDHILENVGEMTINQDDGEQEFVLIERSELDELRIEVQKLRHWKQLHKVSSERLVKLMTILEKNIRDVLKGDCGLLKPIENFNSQDSFFKELVHERILRALDACCIALNILNSPKMPKQVYIEDTIEGAVMLVKQLLINYVYPAYDVTMAKGSNTIAPGSQTIKKKNQDTPIKKKREKDVVTQNIRVFFARAVELYDCFADLVRIHTINETIAVKILYLGTGAMFVNNVEELQTSAINILSNICSKYTTMRFTILQELLNTLHRLPTGRNAKNCFRLNATETVSNFTILVLQLVQSIIKVPLRKKMTNDDEGESFNDKIMYDDSIVEQSYEKAKKLATFFLNGFLSKLSQKGDDDYKKHFDNFLQDILVTLFKPEWPASELVLLVLCKHLIHFYRTKSTDMSLRIASLDYLGTITARLRKDTLSSLDINSVTTKKQIDLIVKGIIFDEIDDVNKNLDDIDISNLSNNEKHRKLMQALVDYLLAKHGSGDVSVEYGILFYVGEWYKKYTEDYEKAKEEHQKQKNSSDSNERDLRKADKKFAKTTDKFTHMKHFLINLADKKHLKKRSQHIRKTSMIMLDGDAQWVVRYMASSREFSQSFDKYLKHILYGVHVETAIGLRTKAMRCLTQIIDADNEVLMIPEVNSAVQARMMDQNAAVREATIDLVGKYLNSHIEFLDSYFNVLMGRIKDSSLAVRKRVIRILRDIIEKRCDLPQNYKIFTEMVRRVNDEESVKKLVVETFQSFWFTITHDTNELSRRAYEMAKTMSNCNKEGLLPNVESLFTSLNKQMDRGFIESGEQIVDALIDIVLTLDQKITNAVNQAEDVHDEVMNTKSSHTLLTGVLLTLSVFSCVKPKLLLKHSEVLLPYLSMKAISPSEIQVLKEVIRMLEKIVPLMDYPSDTFINALEERLKELVLDGGKVIIAQALSCMSAAYKKWKKRKPLILTNFLIYLLYLLQLRKKELKKSIEMKEGKDDKDKKDDSDRSFTLRAIYTIGIMAKCYDFDEIMADEDKSITLTKPLILLLSEKRDLKDPRLFKETVHDILITFLKHPTAEIRLTALTSMGYFASEHSEYLTHQETKKMYLFLLTTNDLAYLKLKTQALQNLSLFLQAEDQKMAKSVERWQENKECEDLKEMELGCSGLSSSIIQNYWVSVLNSYFNLYEEVRLCASQVVWQTLQQGLVTPGSSIPTLIAMTTDPQIKIRYRIENVLKEIDSKYTGMIPSKSVLGIRMASKLHIMLKKVYKNSILRGIRSCDQVGQITLNEYNIPKNTDDAAAKLSGLYTLLQASKEKLSLEEWIFVADNLALFPYQVLDEPLYVINTADNIISLHGNDILANIKQMLLPKETIHEVSHMDEDVEFTAEFIYRRLPEDKSQIFELMNNRQACVLLNALKLFLMKMYGLNELKVKEYSPSEQAKVYEKPVTRKNISIFNPVSCLREFHPDVIAKRNTIAGHIELSHEIVSFRTMLLTVDKLDDDESVIKSSPSDYAQSAPNDSESQDDYDD; this is encoded by the exons ATGAATTATGGGGATCAACAAAGACAACAGGCAGGACAACAACAACCGCAAATTCCCCAATCTTCAAGTCATAGAGCCCAAATACAACAACACaatcaacaacaacaacaacaatatGGACTTTCGCCAATGAATCCTAATCCATCTTTAATTCATGGTCAAGGAATTGGTAATATTCAATCTAACATGAATATAAGTGTTCCAAATACATTTAATAGACAAATTAATCAACAAATTTTACAAAGTCATTTTTTAGATCCTCATATACAACAGCAATCTCATGGTATAGGGGGTACAATATATTCTGGTCAGACAAATTCAGGGCTTACATCACCTCGTATTCAACAACAATTAACATCAGGTGCAAATCAGTATACAGGAAATACACAACAAGACCAAATATTTAATGCTACACagcaaaatttttttactcatTCAAATACAACTATTCCTCAACAACAGCAACAAAGATACCAAACAATTATAAATCCAATGTTACAACAATCAAATATTTCTTGCCAACAACAATCTTTACAACAGACACCCCAAGTTCATCAAATTAATATTCATTCTCAAGGTATTCAACAGCAATCTCATCAACAAAATATTCAACAACATATGCAACAACAGACATATGATCAACAACAAAATATTCAAAGACAAAATTTACAGCAACATCAAAATATTCAACAATCTAATATATTTCAACAGCACCAACATTTACAACAACCTCAGATTCAGCATAATCAACCAATTCACCAACTTCAACATAACCAACAACATATTCAACAATCTCAACATCATCAACAACAATTATTACAAGCTCACCAACAATTACAGCAACAGTTACAACACCAAAATCAAATGAAATTACAGTTGGAGCAAcaagaaaaattaagaaaagaaCAAGAACAGAGAATTTTATTAGCTCAGCAGCAGCGTCAGCAAGAAGAagctagaaaaaaaataaaagaacaACAAGCAGcattaaaaaagaatgaaGAGGAAAGAATAAAAAAGGAAGCTGAGGAAAGGAGGATAGCTGAGGAGGAGGAACGTAAGGCAAGAGAAGAAGAAATTCGTAGAAAAGAAGCTGAAGAATTATCTAAATTAGAAGCAGAAGTTGAGAAGCGAAAGGAAGAAGCACATGCTGATGCAGAAGTTATTCGTGAAAGATTAGAAAGTTTTTCTGAACCCTTACATTTTGCTGGTATAATGCCATTAACTAAGATAGAACGGTTTTTTCCATTTCCAATTGATCATGAAGATTTTCAACAAAGGCCTATTATAATggatacaaaaaaaatgaatgaaaGGATTAATAGAATGGCTGATGAGAATACAGTTGAAAgattatcaaatttattaaataaatgttcaaaaataatgggaaaaattagttttaaaGAAACTGAATTCGatgaaaatataacattGCCAAATAATTTACCAccattaataaaacaaattaaagaTTCTAATAGTATTGCATTTGATTGCCCAAAAGGTTTGTCATCTGAAGATTTAATGATAACAGAATATTTTATGGAGGAAAATATATCTGGATATAACGTAGGTCAAATGGAAAATTTAGAACAATTATTatcttcaaataatttaCCTCTTTTATGTGATAATGAACCATCTATTTCAATGCAAAAAAAACAACCATCTTCATCATCACTTAGTGATTGTCCTGttacaaaaaagaaaaaagatgaGGAAATgaaagttaataattttcagACTAGTATTGATGAAACAAAACCATCTGGTAGTGGACAACCAAAACTTCTTGAATTTGAATTAAGACATTTTAAGATTAAACGTAAAAAGAAGGAATCTGATAGTAAAGGTAATACTAATGATAGACCTCAAACACCAcctgaaatattaaaacaaagaCAAAAAGATTGGTCAGAATGGAGAAAACACCAACAAGAAAAGGTAAGTAGAAAAGTTGATTACACTCATGAATGGAATAATGATGTAATGGCTGAAAAGGAGAGTTTTCAAAAGTTTTGTAATATAGTTGATCATATTCTTGAGAATGTTGGTGAAATGACAATTAATCAAGATGATGGTGAACAAGAATTTGTTCTTATTGAAAGATCTGAATTAGATGAATTAAGAATTGAAGTACAAAAATTAAGACATTGGAAACAACTTCATAAAGTATCATCAGAAAGGCTTGTTAAATTAATGacaattttagaaaaaaatattagagaTGTTTTAAAGGGTGATTGTGGTTTATTAAAACCAATTGAAAACTTTAATTCACaagattcattttttaagGAATTAGTTCATGAGAGAATTTTAAGAGCACTTGATGCATGTTGTATtgcattaaatattttaaattcacCAAAAATGCCAAAACAAGTGTATATTGAAGACACTATTGAAGGAGCTGTTATGTTAGTGAAGCAATTACTTATAAATTATGTCTATCCAGCTTATGATGTAACGATGGCTAAAGGTTCTAATACAATTGCACCAGGAAGTCAAacgataaagaaaaaaaatcaagATACACCAATTAAGAAAAAACGTGAAAAAGATGTAGTTACACAAAATATTCGTGTATTTTTTGCTAGAGCAGTTGAATTATATGATTGTTTTGCTGATCTTGTTCGTATTCATACAATTAATGAAACAATAgctgtaaaaattttatatcttgGTACTGGTGCTATGTTTGTTAATAATGTTGAAGAACTTCAAACAAGtgctataaatatattatcaaatatatgtTCAAAATATACAACAATGAGATTTACAATATTAcaagaattattaaatacatTGCATAGATTACCAACTGGTAGAAATgctaaaaattgttttagaTTAAATGCTACTGAGACTGTTTctaattttactattttagTGTTACAATTAGTTCAATCAATTATTAAAGTAccattaagaaaaaaaatgacgAATGATGATGAAGGAGAAagttttaatgataaaataatgtatGATGACTCGATTGTTGAGCAAAGTTATGAGAAGGCCAAAAAATTagcaacattttttttaaatggttttttatctaaattatCACAAAAGGGTGAtgatgattataaaaaacattttgataattttctTCAAGATATTTTAGTTACATTATTTAAACCTGAATGGCCTGCATCAGAATTAGTATTATTAGTATTATGTAAAcatttaatacatttttatagaaCAAAATCAACTGATATGAGTTTAAGAATAGCAAGTCTTGATTATTTAGGAACTATTACAGCACGTCTTCGTAAAGATACATTATCATCACTTGATATTAATTCTGTTACAACTAAAAAACAAATAGATCTTATAGTAAAAGgaattatttttgatgaGATTGAtgatgttaataaaaatttagatgatattgatatttcaaatttatcaaataatgaaaaacaTAGAAAATTAATGCAAGCACTTGTAGATTATTTACTAGCTAAACATGGATCTGGTGATGTATCTGTTGAGTAtggtatattattttatgttggTGAAtggtataaaaaatatacagaAGATTATGAGAAAGCAAAAGAAGAACAtcagaaacaaaaaaattcaaGTGATAGTAATGAACGAGATTTAAGGAAAGCTGATAAGAAATTTGCCAAAACAACTGATAAATTTACACATATGAAACATTTTCTTATCAATTTAGCTGataaaaaacatttgaaaAAACGTTCACAACATATTAGAAAAACATCAATGATAATGTTAGATGGTGATGCACAATGGGTTGTTAGGTATATGGCATCATCTCGTGAATTTTCACAatcatttgataaatatttaaaacatattttgtATGGTGTTCATGTTGAAACTGCTATTGGTTTACGTACAAAAGCAATGCGTTGTTTAACACAAATTATTGATGCTGATAATGAAGTATTAATGATACCAGAAGTTAATAGTGCTGTACAAGCACGTATGATGGATCAAAATGCTGCAGTTAGAGAAGCAACAATAGATCTTGttggaaaatatttaaattctcatatagaatttttagatagttattttaatgttttgaTGGGTAGAATTAAAGATTCATCATTAGCTGTAAGAAAACGTGTTATAAGAATTTTAAGAGATATTATTGAGAAACGTTGTGATTTACcacaaaattataaaatatttactgaAATGGTAAGACGTGTAAATGATGAGGAaagtgttaaaaaattagttgTTGAAACATTTCAATCATTTTGGTTTACTATAACACATGATACTAATGAATTATCAAGAAGAGCTTATGAAATGGCAAAAACAATGTCTAATTGTAACAAAGAAGGATTACTTCCAAATGTTGAATCACTTTTTACATccttaaataaacaaatggATAGAGGATTTATTGAATCAGGAGAACAAATAGTTGATGCATTAATTGATATTGTTTTAACACTTGatcaaaaaataacaaatgcAGTAAATCAGGCTGAAGATGTTCACGATGAGGTTATGAATACTAAATCAAGTCATACATTATTAACAGGTgtattattaacattatcaGTATTTAGTTGTGTTAAGCccaaattattattaaaacattctGAAGTGTTATTACCATATTTATCAATGAAAGCAATTTCACCATCTGAAATACAAGTTCTTAAAGAAGTTATACGAATGCTTGAGAAAATTGTTCCATTAATGGATTATCCTTCAGATACCTTTATAAACGCTTTAGAAGAAAGATTAAAAGAATTAGTACTTGATGGTGGAAAAGTTATAATAGCACAAGCATTATCATGCATGAGTGCTGCATACAAAAAGtggaaaaaaagaaaaccattaattttaactaatttcttaatatatttactttatttattacagCTTCgcaaaaaagaattaaaaaaaagtatagaAATGAAAGAAGGTAAAGatgataaagataaaaaagatgATTCAGATCGTAGTTTTACATTAAGAGCAATTTATACAATTGGAATAATGGCTAAATGTTATGACTTTGATGAAATAATGGCAGATGAAGATAAGTCAATAACATTAACAAAaccattaattttattactttctGAAAAAAGAGATTTAAAAGATCCaagattatttaaagaaactGTCCATGATATtcttataacatttttaaaacatccTACTGCTGAAATTCGTTTAACAGCATTAACATCAATGGGATATTTTGCTTCTGAGCATTCTGAATACTTAACACATCAAgaaactaaaaaaatgtatttgtTTTTACTTACAACAAATGATTTAGCatatttaaaacttaaaaCACAAGCACtacaaaatttatcattattccTTCAAGCTGAAGATCAAAAAATGGCTAAAAGTGTTGAAAGATGGCAAGAAAATAAGGAATGTGAAGATCTTAAAGAAATGGAATTAGGTTGTTCAGGATTAAGTTCATCaattattcaaaattattgGGTTTCTGttttaaatagttattttaatttatatgaaGAAGTTCGTCTTTGTGCATCACAAGTTGTATGGCAAACATTACAACAAGGTTTAGTTACTCCTGGTTCATCAATACCAACATTAATTGCCATGACTACTGATccacaaataaaaataagatacCGAATtgaaaatgtattaaaagaaattgatTCTAAATATACAGGAATGATACCAAGTAAATCTGTTTTAGGTATAAGAATGGCATCAAAATTacatataatgttaaaaaaagtttataaaaatagtattttaCGTGGAATAAGATCATGTGATCAAGTTGGCCAGATAAcattaaatgaatataatatacCAAAAAATACAGATGATGCTGCAGCTAAATTATCTGGtttatatacattattaC AAGCaagtaaagaaaaattatcacTTGAAGAATGGATATTTGTTGCAGATAATTTAGCATTATTTCCATATCAAGTACTTGATGAACCACTTTATGTTATTAATACAGctgataatataatatcattacATGGAAATGATATATTAGCTAATATTAAACAGATGCTTTTACCAAAAGAAACAATACATGAAGTGTCACATATGGATGAAGATGTTGAATTTACGGCAGAATTTATATATCGTCGACTACCAGAGGATAAGTCTCaaatatttgaattaatGAATAATCGTCAAGCATGTGTTTTACTAAATGcacttaaattatttttaatgaaaatgtatggtttaaatgaattaaaagttaaagaaTATAGTCCTTCTGAACAGGCAAAAGTTTATGAGAAACCTGTTACGCGCAAAAatataagtatatttaaTCCTGTATCATGTTTAAGAGAATTTCATCCTGATGTTATTGCTAAAAGAAATACAATTGCTGGTCATATTGAGTTATCACATGAGATTGTTTCATTTAGAACAATGCTTCTAACAGTTGATAAATTAGATGATGATGAGTCAGTTATAAAATCATCACCATCAGATTATGCTCAAAGTGCACCAAATGATTCAGAATCACAGGATGACTATgatgattaa
- a CDS encoding Mitochondrial 2-oxoglutarate/malate carrier protein, giving the protein MSEKPKTIPNYVKFAFGGLSGMGATLFVQPLDLVKTRMQLSAGAPEYNTTFKALRTVIGKEGFFKLYTGLSAGLARQASYTTTRLGVYTWLFEITNKKHGTPNFFMKAALGMTAGAVGSFAGNPTEVALIRMTGDGRLPPEQRRNYKNVFDAIFRITKEEGVLTLWRGCTPTIMRAMVVNAAQLATYSQSKQMILNSKIVEDGIFCHFLASMISGLATTIVSMPVDIVKTRIQSMRIVDGIPEYSGMGDVLKKVISKEGFFALWKGFTPYYMRLGPHTVITFIILEQMNSAYNKHILGVKGKAAL; this is encoded by the coding sequence atGTCAGAGAAACCTAAAACAATTCCTAATTATGTAAAGTTCGCTTTTGGTGGTCTTTCGGGAATGGGAGCTACTTTATTTGTACAACCATTAGATTTAGTTAAAACACGAATGCAATTATCAGCCGGAGCTCCTGAATATAATACAACATTTAAGGCTCTTCGTACAGTAATTGGTAAAGAAggtttttttaaactttatacAGGATTATCTGCTGGATTGGCACGACAAGCATCTTATACTACAACTAGATTAGGTGTATATACATGGCTTTttgaaataacaaataaaaaacatggtacacctaatttttttatgaaagcAGCATTAGGAATGACTGCTGGTGCAGTAGGATCATTTGCTGGTAATCCAACAGAAGTTGCACTTATAAGAATGACTGGTGATGGAAGATTACCACCTGAACAAagaagaaattataaaaatgtattcgATGCTATTTTTAGAATTACAAAAGAAGAAGGAGTACTTACTTTATGGAGAGGATGTACACCAACAATTATGAGAGCTATGGTAGTTAATGCAGCACAACTAGCAACATATTCTCAATCAAAacaaatgattttaaatagtaaaattgTTGAGGATGGTATTTTTTGCCATTTCTTAGCATCTATGATTAGTGGACTCGCAACAACAATTGTATCAATGCCTGTTGACATTGTTAAAACACGTATACAAAGTATGAGAATAGTAGATGGTATACCTGAATATTCAGGTATGGGTGATGtactaaaaaaagttatctCAAAAGAGGGATTCTTTGCTTTATGGAAAGGTTTTACACCATATTATATGAGGCTTGGTCCACATACTGTCATtacatttatcattttagAACAAATGAATTCAGCGTACAATAAACATATATTAGGAGTTAAAGGAAAAGCTGCATTATAA
- a CDS encoding DnaJ domain-containing protein has product MEQSFDDPSNLYKVLGVPKNADDETIKKAYRKLALKHHPDRHHGGTDNSSHIEKFQCINTAHKILSDKGKRRIYDTYGMKGIQLWEGHNADALPNFIFKKWFKPVFYTLFLLSCCCCFCCCGCLCCCGFCCNFCCGKYAPKGDYEEEINYDLARNDDENGTQRDNVSETQSYNATERVDDKKTEEEETSKKNDN; this is encoded by the exons ATGGAACAATCCTTTGATGATCCTTCAAATCTTTATAAAGTATTAGGTGTTCCAAAAAATGCTGATGATGAGACGATTAAAAAAGCATATCGAAAATTGGCTTTAAAACATCATCCTGATAGACATCATGGTGGTACTGACAACTCTTCACATATAGAAaaa tttcAATGTATTAATACTGCCCATAAAATTCTTTCTGACAAAGGAAAAAGGCGTATATATGACACATATGGTATGAAAGGTATCCAACTTTGGGAAGGACATAATGCTGATGCACTAccaaactttatttttaagaaatggTTTAAACCTGTTTTCTATACATTATTCCTTCTTTCatgttgttgttgtttcTGTTGTTGTGGATGTCTATGTTGTTGTGGATTTTGTTGTAACTTTTGTTGCGGGAAATATGCTCCAAAGGGTGATTATGAAGAAGAGATTAATTATGATTTGGCGAGAAATGATGATGAAAATGGAACTCAACGTGATAATGTTTCTGAGACACAATCATACAATGCAACAGAAAGAgttgatgataaaaaaactGAAGAAGAAGAAACTTCTAAAAAGAATGATAATTGA